Proteins from one Coffea arabica cultivar ET-39 chromosome 8c, Coffea Arabica ET-39 HiFi, whole genome shotgun sequence genomic window:
- the LOC113706629 gene encoding O-fucosyltransferase 29-like, producing the protein MGVANKAWKYSDGVVVNSFGIFCNSSNNVNDKEKLKVQDQQQNWRLWFWPSNASTAASARRPKISWSVKVCGVMLFAVGLISLFTGHLASDLEWYSQRFGKRFPYHKELNGNGRTAIDIWKSKFSKFYYGCSERGRHFGPAIRERSSNGYLLIATSGGLNQQRTGITDAVVVARILNATLVVPELDHQSFWKDDSDFLNIFDVDWFISYLGKDITIVKRVPEKVMRSMEKPPYTMRVPRKSEPEYYLDQVLPILLRRRVVQLTKFDYRLANDLDEELQKLRCRVNYHALRFTKPIRNLGQKLVMRMRKMTKRFIAVHLRFEPDMLAFSGCYYGGGDKERYELGEIRKRWETLPELSPDEERTRGKCPLTPHEVGLMLRALGFRNDSYLYVASGEIYGGEETLRPLRELFPNFFTKEMLAGEELKPFLPFSSRLAAIDYIVCDESDVFVTNNNGNMAKILAGRRRYMGHRRTIRPNAKRLSALFKARDKMEWDTFAKKVKSCQRGFMGEPDEMKPGRGEFHEYPASCICQKPFNHSDVVKDEDGDWSLEDNSIASDAKSRYQTIRQGEGKSQELMKARIGEGPGSLAEESDHEDFLSD; encoded by the exons ATGGGTGTAGCCAACAAGGCTTGGAAGTATAGTGACGGAGTAGTAGTCAATAgttttggaattttttgtaataGTAGTAATAATGTTAATGATAAGGAGAAATTAAAGGTACAGGACCAGCAGCAGAATTGGAGATTGTGGTTCTGGCCATCAAATGCATCTACGGCGGCATCAGCAAGGCGACCGAAGATCTCATGGTCTGTGAAGGTTTGTGGGGTAATGCTATTTGCTGTTGGGTTGATTTCACTCTTCACTGGACACTTGGCTTCTGATCTTGAATGGTACTCTCAGCGTTTTGGCAAGCGATTTCCCTATCATAAGGAGCTG AATGGCAATGGCCGTACAGCAATTGATATTTGGAAATCGAAGTTCTCAAAGTTCTACTATGGATGCAGTGAAAGAGGACGCCATTTTGGCC CTGCCATTCGTGAGCGATCTTCAAACGGCTATCTACTTATAGCAACTAGTGGAGGGCTCAACCAACAAAGAACTGGC ATAACTGACGCTGTAGTTGTTGCACGGATTCTTAATGCTACTTTAGTTGTACCAGAATTGGATCATCAATCTTTCTGGAAGGATGATAG TGACTTCTTAAACATTTTCGATGTTGACTGGTTCATCTCTTACCTTGGGAAGGACATAACTATTGTTAAAAGAGTTCCAGAAAAGGTAATGAGATCAATGGAGAAACCCCCATATACAATGCGTGTACCAAGAAAGTCAGAACCTGAATATTATCTTGACCAAGTACTGCCTATTCTCTTGAGGCGACGT GTTGTTCAGTTGACGAAGTTTGATTATAGGCTTGCTAATGACCTTGATGAAGAGCTACAGAAACTACGTTGCCGGGTCAATTATCATGCTCTAAGATTTACTAAACCCATAAGGAATTTGGGGCAGAAACTAGTGATGCGAATGCGGAAGATGACCAAACGTTTTATTGCAGTTCACTTGAG GTTTGAGCCTGATATGCTAGCCTTTTCTGGGTGTTACTATGGTGGAGGAGATAAAGAACGATACGAACTGGGGGAGATAAGGAAGCGATGGGAGACATTACCT GAGCTCAGCCCTGATGAGGAGCGCACCCGAGGGAAATGCCCACTTACCCCCCACGAAGTTGGTTTAATGCTCCGTGCACTTGGGTTCCGGAATGACTCCTACCTGTATGTCGCATCTGGTGAAATATATGGTGGAGAAGAAACCTTGCGACCCCTGAGAGAGCTCTTTCCAAACTTCTTCACCAAGGAGATGCTTGCTGGTGAAGAGTTGAAaccttttcttcccttttcttctcgtcTTGCTGCCATAGACTACATTGTTTGTGACGAAAGTGATGTATTTGTCACTAACAACAATGGAAACATGGCAAAGATCTTAGCTGGTCGAAG GAGGTATATGGGGCATAGGAGGACTATCAGGCCAAATGCCAAAAGGCTTAGTGCCTTATTCAAGGCACGAGATAAAATGGAGTGGGATACATTTGCCAAAAAGGTGAAATCATGCCAAAGAGGATTCATGGGAGAACCCGATGAGATGAAACCAGGACGGGGGGAGTTCCACGAATATCCAGCGTCTTGCATTTGCCAGAAACCATTCAACCACTCTGATGTTGTAAAGGATGAGGATGGAGATTGGTCTTTAGAGGATAATTCCATTGCTTCTGATGCAAAATCTAGGTATCAAACTATCAGGCAAGGTGAGGGTAAGTCTCAGGAGTTAATGAAAGCCAGAATAGGAGAAGGGCCAGGATCCCTAGCAGAAGAGAGTGACCATGAGGACTTTCTGTCTGACTAA
- the LOC113705243 gene encoding metalloendoproteinase 1-MMP-like, which translates to MLPFFSYYYEKKTFVFFSLFALLLFVPCLPARKLIDPSTELTADVRTNSNATWHSFTRFLDAEKGSQLRGMSELKKYFQRFGYLSIPNQNLTDSFDEDLESAVLQYQKNLGLPATGRLDSDTMKVITSPRCGVSDEKSRAAQKLHAKIHYAYFDGEPRWDRSSPMILTYAFSPDHTIDYISSADIRAVFERSFARWSSVIPVNFTEVDDYYSANIKIGWYRGDHGDGQPFDGVLGVLAHAFSPENGRLHLDGAEAWAVDFKEQKSKVAVDLESVATHEIGHILGLAHSAVKDAVMYPSLSPRTKKVDLRVDDVEGIQALYGSNPNFKYSSLYESDISSSRSIYMERRRFSKWTTVFLVMVVFIFSL; encoded by the coding sequence ATGTTGCCGTTTTTCAGTTattattatgaaaaaaaaacatttgtgTTCTTCTCCTTGTTCGCCCTCCTCCTTTTTGTCCCGTGTCTTCCCGCCAGAAAGCTTATTGACCCTTCAACTGAATTAACTGCCGATGTCCGGACCAACAGCAACGCCACGTGGCACAGCTTCACGAGATTCCTGGACGCCGAGAAGGGCAGCCAACTCAGGGGCATGTCGGAGCTCAAGAAGTACTTCCAACGTTTCGGCTACCTATCAATCCCAAACCAAAACCTCACGGATTCTTTCGACGAAGACTTAGAATCGGCCGTGCTCCAGTATCAGAAAAACCTTGGATTACCCGCGACTGGAAGGCTCGACTCTGATACCATGAAAGTAATTACGTCGCCCAGGTGCGGCGTTAGCGACGAAAAAAGTCGCGCGGCCCAGAAGTTGCATGCGAAAATTCACTATGCATATTTTGACGGTGAGCCCAGGTGGGATAGATCATCTCCCATGATTTTGACATATGCTTTCTCGCCGGATCATACCATAGACTATATAAGTTCGGCTGATATAAGAGCTGTTTTTGAACGCTCTTTCGCCCGGTGGTCGTCGGTGATTCCGGTGAACTTCACAGAGGTGGACGACTATTATTCAGCCAACATAAAAATCGGGTGGTACCGGGGGGATCACGGGGACGGACAGCCGTTTGACGGGGTGTTGGGAGTGCTAGCACACGCTTTCTCGCCGGAAAATGGAAGGCTCCACCTGGACGGTGCTGAAGCGTGGGCCGTCGATttcaaagaacagaagtcaaaGGTGGCGGTTGATTTGGAATCAGTGGCGACCCATGAGATCGGGCACATACTTGGGTTGGCTCACTCGGCGGTTAAGGACGCAGTCATGTACCCAAGTTTGAGTCCTAGGACTAAGAAAGTGGACCTAAGAGTTGATGACGTGGAAGGGATCCAGGCCTTATACGGGTCAAACCCAAATTTCAAGTACAGTTCTTTATATGAATCGGATATTTCCTCAAGTCGGAGCATTTACATGGAAAGAAGAAGATTTTCCAAGTGGACCACTGTATTTTTGGTCATGGTGGTTTTCATTTTTTCGTTGTGA
- the LOC113705576 gene encoding uncharacterized protein, giving the protein MASKCSSRIMNRATISSLKSSFNKSASSSSSLVNRSIPTSFPKSTNATTSFLRRFSLARAPSELGAVQSMLPLHSAVATARMTSCLSSTSRSCRALSQELGQSVPR; this is encoded by the exons ATGGCATCGAAGTGCAGCAGCAGAATTATGAATAGGGCTACAATTTCATCCCTCAAATCCTCCTTCAATAAATcagcttcctcttcttcttctctggTTAACAGATCCATTCCGACGTCGTTTCCAAAATCCACTAACGCCACCACGTCATTCCTCCGCCGTTTCTCCCTCGCCAG GGCTCCGTCGGAATTGGGAGCGGTGCAGTCGATGCTACCGCTGCACAGCGCGGTTGCGACGGCGAGGATGACGTCGTGCCTGAGTTCAACATCCAGGAGTTGCAGGGCTCTTTCACAGG AGCTGGGTCAGTCAGTTCCAAGGTGA
- the LOC113706668 gene encoding putative pentatricopeptide repeat-containing protein At5g47460, with protein sequence MLRFILQLRKSPLFFYQRKPNHFLLKQISTTIDPVQESDPVSWANTISALAQGGLFSDIALLSACLMMNSGSKPNDYALVHLIRTCTKCGWFSLGQQLHCQIIQSGHDSNVFVSTALINFYVKFELIYEARNLFAEIPEPNLVGWNSLISGYVRSGQFRKSLTLFLQLEKSGISADSYTCTAALSACGQLALLQFGKLIHSKIVKLGVEYSVIVGNCLIDMYGKCGAVEESMRVFDEMIDRDSISWNSVIAANARNGRLEQALSFLHQMNDPDTISYNEVISGIAQFGNIEDAIDLLSRMPNPNSSSWNSVITSYVNRYRARDALEFFSKMHFSGVQKDQFTYSSILSGIAGLSAVTWGMLIHCCTVKSGLDGSVVIGSALIDMYSKCGRITEAEMVFHWLQKKNLITWNTMISGYAHNGDSSKVLRLFEKLMLVKNLQPDRITFLNVLSACWHNRMPLDAANRYFELMVNEYRINPTAEHCSSMIRIMGQEGKVYQAEKMIHQLGFESNGAVWRALLAACVTCGNVKMAKVAAEKVMQLEGDSEYVYVLMSNVYARHEKWRDVIQIRTMMKEKEVRKEIGHSWIELENTFPTSSIL encoded by the coding sequence ATGCTAAGATTCATTCTCCAACTAAGGAAAAGCCCGCTTTTTTTCTATCAAAGAAAGCCGAATCATTTCTTGTTAAAGCAAATTAGCACCACGATTGATCCCGTTCAAGAAAGTGACCCTGTGTCATGGGCCAATACCATTTCAGCCCTGGCTCAAGGTGGGCTTTTTTCTGACATCGCCTTGCTGAGTGCCTGTCTGATGATGAACTCCGGCTCCAAGCCAAATGACTATGCTTTAGTCCACTTGATCCGTACATGTACCAAATGTGGCTGGTTTTCACTCGGCCAACAGCTTCACTGCCAAATTATACAATCTGGGCATGATTCCAATGTCTTTGTTTCCACCGCTTTGATCAATTTCTACGTAAAATTTGAGCTAATTTATGAAGCGCGGAACCTGTTCGCTGAAATTCCTGAACCAAATTTAGTTGGTTGGAATTCTTTAATTTCTGGGTATGTTCGTTCTGGGCAATTCAGGAAATCCCTCACCTTGTTTCTCCAGCTAGAAAAATCTGGTATTTCTGCAGATTCATATACATGCACAGCTGCTTTGTCCGCATGTGGGCAGCTGGCTTTATTGCAGTTTGGAAAACTAATACATTCCAAGATTGTGAAACTTGGTGTTGAATACAGTGTTATCGTAGGGAACTGTTTAATTGACATGTATGGCAAATGTGGAGCTGTTGAAGAGTCTATGAGGGTGTTTGATGAGATGATTGATAGGGATTCCATTTCTTGGAATTCAGTTATAGCAGCTAATGCTAGAAATGGAAGGCTTGAGCAAGCGTTAAGCTTTTTGCATCAAATGAATGATCCCGACACAATCTCTTATAATGAGGTGATCAGCGGCATTGCACAGTTTGGTAATATAGAAGATGCTATTGACCTTTTATCCAGAATGCCGAACCCAAATTCATCTTCATGGAATTCTGTGATAACGAGCTATGTAAACCGTTATAGAGCAAGGGATGCTTTGGAATTTTTCAGCAAGATGCACTTTAGTGGTGTTCAAAAGGATCAGTTCACATATTCAAGTATATTGAGTGGGATTGCAGGTTTATCAGCAGTCACCTGGGGGATGTTGATCCACTGTTGTACAGTAAAATCTGGTTTAGATGGATCAGTGGTCATTGGAAGTGCTCTTATTGACATGTATTCAAAATGCGGGAGAATAACTGAAGCTGAAATGGTATTCCACTGGCTACAGAAGAAGAATCTGATAACTTGGAACACGATGATATCTGGATATGCTCACAATGGTGATTCCAGCAAGGTGTTACGTCTTTTTGAGAAGTTGATGCTTGTGAAAAATTTACAGCCAGATAGAATTACTTTCCTCAATGTTTTGTCTGCATGTTGGCATAACAGAATGCCTTTGGATGCTGCAAATCGATATTTTGAATTGATGGTGAACGAGTACAGGATTAATCCCACTGCTGAGCATTGCTCTTCCATGATCAGGATCATGGGCCAAGAAGGAAAGGTGTATCAGGCAGAGAAGATGATACATCAGCTGGGATTTGAGTCGAATGGAGCAGTTTGGAGAGCATTGCTTGCTGCTTGTGTTACTTGCGGGAATGTAAAAATGGCCAAAGTGGCAGCGGAAAAGGTGATGCAACTTGAAGGTGATAGTGAATATGTTTATGTACTGATGTCTAATGTTTACGCTCGTCATGAGAAATGGAGAGATGTTATTCAGATTAGGACAATGATGAAGGAGAAAGAGGTGAGAAAAGAGATTGGCCATAGCTGGATTGAATTGGAAAATACATTTCCAACTTCATCCATATTGTGA
- the LOC113706195 gene encoding uncharacterized protein has translation MRQNHLGRTPPEIPGRRDKRNSNLYCAYHRDVGHETEDCNDLKREIENLIQQGYLKQFVRKDGGFNRSASHRESRGPRREARPDTKLQCRGPKDRKGDQRPPRDGSPGYGPNIVGVINTISGDPTGGDSQNSQKRTYCQAGMEVVEQSSRLSEDITYGPRDPVPAASSNHETLVIEVLTNNYIVKKVYVDPGSSVDVLYYRTFESLKLTREQLTPVRTPLVGFAGHVVHPEGMVTLMVTIGRHPRCRTVPVSFAMVKADSPYNMLIGRPTLNALRAVYSTYHLSFKFPTPAGVAEVSSDVGAARKCYLATI, from the coding sequence ATGAGGCAGAATCACCTCGGTCGAACTCCTCCTGAGATCCCAGGAAGAAGGGATAAGAGGAATTCCAACCTCTACTGTGCCTACCACCGAGATGTGGGGCACGAGACCGAAGACTGTAACGACTTGAAGCGAGAAATTGAAAACCTGATCCAACAAGGATACTTAAAGCAATTCGTCCGCAAAGATGGGGGTTTCAACCGAAGCGCCTCCCACCGGGAAAGCCGAGGTCCTCGCCGAGAAGCCAGGCCGGACACTAAGCTTCAATGCCGAGGTCCCAAGGACCGAAAGGGGGATCAGAGGCCTCCACGCGACGGATCACCAGGCTACGGTCCAAATATTGTCGGGGTGATCAACACCATCTCGGGTGACCCCACGGGAGGAGACAGCCAGAACTCCCAAAAAAGGACCTACTGTCAAGCCGGTATGGAGGTGGTCGAGCAAAGTTCTAGGCTGTCCGAGGATATAACCTATGGTCCCCGTGACCCTGTACCCGCCGCCTCCAGTAATCACGAGACTCTCGTGATCGAGGTCcttactaataattatatagtCAAAAAGGTTTATGTTGACCCTGGAAGCTCGGTAGACGTCCTGTACTACCGAACTTTCGAGAGTTTGAAGCTGACCCGGGAGCAACTCACTCCGGTCAGAACTCCCCTTGTCGGTTTCGCGGGACACGTCGTCCACCCGGAGGGCATGGTGACCCTGATGGTAACTATCGGGCGACATCCACGCTGCCGAACTGTGCCTGTCAGTTTTGCGATGGTCAAAGCAGACTCTCCCTACAATATGCTGATAGGCCGGCCCACGCTCAACGCCTTGAGAGCCGTATATTCCACCTACCACCTGAGTTTTAAATTTCCAACACCTGCGggggtggccgaggtgagcaGCGACGTGGGCGCCGCCCGGAAATGCTACCTCGCCACCATTTAA